The sequence below is a genomic window from Melioribacteraceae bacterium.
TTAGCATCGACAAGAATTTTTTCGGCTTCTCCCAGGAGAGCATCAACTTTCTCCTTGGCATCAGCCACTAATTTTTCCGATTTTTTTTTACCTTCGTTTATAAGCTGCGAAGCTTTGTCTTTAGCGCTGGCCAGATACTGTTCGGCATCATCCATAAAGTCCTGCGACTTATTCTTAATATCCTCTCTTAATTCTTTGCCGGATTTAGGGGCAAAGAGAAGAGCAATAATCGAACCAACGGCAGCACCAGTAAGAAATCCTATTAATAAACCTTTTCCAATTCCATTATCGTCACGCATCTTAACCTCCATTTTGATATGTTTTTTGCGTTGCCAAAATAAGCATGAAAGGGGCTAAAATCAAGGATAGTCAAGTCGTTTTGAACCGATTATGTGAACAAGTGTTAATAAGGTGAAGTGAGATGTAAGAGGCAAGGAACTAGGAGTCGGATGAAAGAAGTCAGAATGGATCAAAGCGTAAAATCTTGGGAATCTGTTTATTTCGTATTAATTCGTGTTGTATTCTTACTCCGAAGACATGAATCATTAAAGAGAAGAACCGCAAACTAAATCAGCATTTGACGGAAGACGGCAGGCAGGCCGGAAAAGTCATTTGGGGATATGAAATATTAAGAATGAAAAGAGGTTTGATATGATCACCAAACCTCTTTGTAATGACATTCTATTATTGAGTCTAAAAACGAATCTTACGTTTCGTCAATAATTTTATTCCAGATTTTACTAGGTCTCATA
It includes:
- a CDS encoding YtxH domain-containing protein codes for the protein MRDDNGIGKGLLIGFLTGAAVGSIIALLFAPKSGKELREDIKNKSQDFMDDAEQYLASAKDKASQLINEGKKKSEKLVADAKEKVDALLGEAEKILVDAKDKAGHAVDTGKVKIEKEGERLKSAIKAGMDAYRSEKDA